The Epinephelus lanceolatus isolate andai-2023 chromosome 12, ASM4190304v1, whole genome shotgun sequence genome segment AAGCTTACATTCTCCTTTAGGGAGTATGGGAAACTGCATCCAGcttcagtgtgtcagatttgtgATGGAAGATTTCTTTGTACCTCAGTAGGGATGTCACAAAAACTGATACTTTGGTACGAAGTTGTTGCCAAAATTCTAAAAAGGATGCAATTCTTCTGGACCTGCCAGGGCAGCATATATGCCTACAAGTGTACTAGTCTGCCGTTAAATGCCAaaggaaaggaagaagaagaacatctACCAGAAcggaagcagaagcagaagcagaacaACACATGGAAGATTGCCCAGTGGCCTAATGGATAACGCCCTCCTAAGCCAGGGATTGTGGGTCCAAGTCCCATCTGGGGTGATTTACAGCAGAGTGGGTGCAGCGGAAGCCTGCTGGGCcccataacccagaggtcgatggatcgaaaccatcctctgctaaaaaaaaacattcaacaaTTCCCCcccggggatcaataaagtcaaaagaaaagtgtCTTCTCACAAGGCCTGGGTATTCTGTCAATTCTTTGCCATGGAAGTGCAGTGTATTTACGCTATGCCAAACGGCAGCAGCGTGACAAGTCGCTGAGTGTCTTTTGCGTGCTGAGTGGTGAacgtttggctttttttcccagttgctgagagttgaaaaatgttaaatttttggtaaaacactgcatttgtcactgtcactttttaccaaGTCATCCAATCACAGTAGAGGAGGGGTGGGACAAATAGTCTATAATAGAATATATAGAACAGAATATATGTTTCCTTGAAAATAGACTCACAAGTcggtctttagacgctttgcttaactaaagactgatgactttctccctgattttgtgtttagatgggcggatacaatttcagagtttaaaaaaactccctacgttgcagaaccaatagtaaatctgcagggcgatccttcggtggctcgctgaactcttgtttgtgcttgtaaacatagtcccactagaaacacgtgtagcggtacaaaatggctcagccacGCTCACAGAAAACGcagtcaaagttagtggatgtttgtcgcgtttgcggcgacacattctcgccaactaaaagaaacaaacataatcttttacaaggccacatatatatatagtacaggccaaaagtttggacacaccttctcattcaatgcgttttctttattttcatgactatttacattgtagattctcactgaaggcatcaaaactatgaatgaacacatgtggagttatgtacttaacaaaaaaggtgaaataactgaaaacatgttttatattctagtttcttcaaaatagccaccctttgctctgattactgctttgcacactcttggcattctctcgatgagcttcaagaggtagtcacctgaaatggttttccaacagtcttgaaggagttcccagaggtgtttagcacttgttggcccctttgccttcactctgcggtccagctcaccccaaaccatctcgattgttGTAACATTGTATAATTGTATAACATCACATTTTTCGCATCACTGTATCGCcaactaatccgatgtttgtaaagtctataaacacaatgattgaacaaacattactatttcttagccgttagcggtgtctgtaaaaaaatattttttcctaacatcaggatgtcatccgttaaaagcctcccgttgtcagatacgacatgaaactactccagttagctcaatcatgttgtaactaagacatccgctggaaaaaatattttcttcacagataagcacatgtttgataaaacggagtttaatctctcggcatccattttcaagctctctgtgcgtttgtttccttgcggacgagaaaagggagagcgcacatttccgggagggcgtgtccttttcaaaaatgcaagaggcgttgctttgttgccggctgttttcgccggtgtgttaaacacactttagaaagaagtgtccccagactatcagaagacggagatctctgattgtctggtggcgagattACCTTGAAAACAAAATCTCATGGGCTTACATGGACTAGTACTTTGCAATCAACCAGGAGGAGTGTATGTTTAAAACAtgggatttattttgttttaccgTAGTATCAAATTGGCTATTGAGAGTTGTGAAATTTCACTAGCATTTGTAACTACTACTAAATTCTGACAGCCTGACATGCTTATACCACAGGAGAGCacactactactactgtatTTTCCCCATCACAATCTGGATGCACCCAGACCGGATGGAGCTCCCAACCTGCCCAGCATGCCAACTTCATGCAGCAATGTGAGAAAATGTGCAGGATTTGAACCTTTTCCATAAGCTCCCTTTTTTCAATTCTTCACGCAAGAACTTCCACGAGTGTAACACAATGAATGCCTTCCAGGAAAACTGTCTAAAATGAAGCAGCATTATTCCCATTTGAACGATTAGTTCAACTCCCACACTATGGTGGTAGCTTTTGCCTTCAGATGGAGTCAGATGACACTGAACTAGATTGTTTCGAGCACATCCTGCGCATAAATGGAGTAAGTTCTTCTGAGAAGATGCTGATATATTATAGCGTAATTTGGGGGGGGGCGAATCAGTGAGTAATAGGTGTGCCAGAACATTTCAACTGCACGAATAATAATCTTATTGTGTTTCTACAGGGAACAGGTTTAACTGCGTTCACGGCCGTCTGCTCATCGCCTGTGCGTGGATCTATGCCTTGCTGTTTGCCTGCTCCCCGCTGGCCCACTGGGGGAAATATGGGCCAGAGCCTTATGGCACTGCCTGTTGCATTGACTGGCGCCTGTCCAATCAGCACTCTACAGCACGCTCCTACACTGTGGCACTGTTCATCTTCTGCTACATCCTTCCATGCTGTGTTATTACAGCATCCTACATGGGCATTCTGGTCACCGTGCAAGCATCCCGCAAGAATATGGAGCAGCATGCATCGAGGCAGACACACATGAGCAGCATCCAAAGAATTATTGTTAAGGTAACGGGAGAGTTTGATAAACACAAATTATTACCTCAATCATTTGGCTCATACACTTTTAAGTGTGTTTACACTTTCTGCTCAAGTCTAAATACTGGCTTAGAAATTACATGTTCTAAGAGTAATCCTCCAAAGCACCATTGAGAATGACTATTACGAAAGAAGTTTATGAGCTTCTGCGGTTTTTATGCCATCACGCCAGCAAGCAAGCGTTATGTTTTCAGGGAGTCCATCCTATTCTCTGCCTTCAGggaacttcttcaaatttggcacaaatgtctacttggactcaagtcaaggtcactgtgacctcgtctgtctcaACATTGTGAACGCAATAACTCATTTACACGTTGAGGGAATTTGTCCAAACTTAGCACatacgtccacttggactcaaggatgaactgatcagacTTTGCTGAgcaaagatcaaaggtcaaaagtcaaagttaccgcattctcggaacccatcggctgtattcggcgtctgacttccagcagatggcgatacagcctctgggggtaggcccccaattttttggcattccggtttgatttgggcggaggaggcgaatttccgtttccgacttccgttcatatataagtaaatatgctgaaccattgcgaaggattcagagtttgcagtgatgccaattatgttccgcctcgttagttcaccgcacggaccgtttaacctggcaacaactgcagctggctcaaacgtaattggtcaatatcacgcagactacaaacaACCTACAACCGGATatcagggctcttccgctcttcttccagaggcaagatctccggggtttgcctacagactctacattcactgaatgtagagtctgtatatagagactaaggTTACCATGACTTTGCATCCATcacattctcgtgaacacagcatctcaagaacactttgagggaatatcttcaaatttggcacaaacatccactttaacttgttggattttgtggtcagaggtcacaggtcaagatcactgtgacctcacaaaacacgtttttggccataacccaAGAAGTCATACACTAGTTATGTcaaagtttcacacaaatgtctaaatagaaaaatgatgaagtgatgacattttatattcaaaaggtcaaaggtcaacttcactgtgacaaactgttatgcaaaaacacttttctggccatcacTCAATTATaaatctcaggaacagaaggagagagacagacactgaattgttgacactaatcttgggtgcccaccgtgaaactgtgctgctgggggggaagatgtgtgtgaagcgggaactgcccattggttcgacagcccattggttcgacatcccattgttccgaccatattaaactcattgctCCAAagtcatcatgatgccctgtggttaaggtctggttaggtttaggcacaaaaaccacttggttagggtcaggaaaagatcatggtgtgggttaaaatgaaaaagaaagtgacaaacacataagtcgtgagcctgctccgcctcaagccggtcgcagcgcaccatacgcccgccacgagccgttcagcaccgcggttagttggactaatgggatgtcgaaccaatgggctgtcgaaccaatgacatggaccctgtgaagcatccatgttttccaGACATGCATGTAAACTGCGCAAATTGTCTGGTGCTCAGAGGCATATAAccgcaaggcagtaattctagttttcatCATTACCGTGTCTCTGTATAATCACACCCCAGAAGAGTATTATTAATCCACTTGCATACTTCAGTTGCATGCAGGATAAACACGCCGACAGCAGTGCTAAGCCCAAAACTGAACTCTTTCGCCCATCAAATCTGTGGCCTACAGTAATTCTAATACAAGTAAAAGAAAGAATTGCCGATCACTGAAAACAACATGGTAGTGCGGATaatgtggtggtggtgggaggGGGATCAGAAGTAAAATATCAAAGCTCCTCCTCAGAGACAAGAGTCCTCTGGAGAATTCTGTGTTGAAGAAACTGGTTGTGACCTGAATAGAGCCTGCATTGATGGAGCTTCTAATTAGCAGTTACAGGCTCTGACTGTACTGTTGTGGATGAGAAGCTACTGCTGCCTTTGTAGATAAatggtcatcatcatcatcatcatcatcatataaCCTTCTCCATAAGCATTACTCTGATTCATGCATGAAAAGATCACAAAAAATCAATTCAGCACATGTAAATGCTCACATTCAGACAGCCACTCACTGTTTAGATTATATCTTGTGCTTTTAAAAGATAAGTCTGGGGAAGTTCGTTTTTTTCCCTTATTGTCATCACATACTATGAAAAGACAAAAGCCAACAATTAACTGATCCTACTAACAAGTATCAAGGAATGGATACAGCTTATATCTTTGTGCCCTGAGCCTCCACTGTTGTCCAAGAACTATAACATCAGCACTGTGTTTTATTCTCAGTCAGTTTCATTTATACCATCATGCTCGTTTGACAAATACTTACTGAAAACTACAGCGCCCAGATATTCTAAGCTTCATAGcctttttaaacatgacagtATGTATTCATCATGCGTTTTTAGAAccacaaaccacagatatgttacatttgttccTTTTATACGTATcattgtttctaaagtgacattgTATATGAGCTCaatttgtcattgggaggtggagaccactgtttgagaccaactaacaacaaaaaaagattgttttttttagccgcCTGTCGCTGTGTTTCTGGCGGAAATTGTGCCACAAaacagcaggtgttttttactgagacactgctgagtttccagccaggattgtgTCCCCAAAATTGGGTATTTAACGACAAAATATagtcttttcctaaccataaccaagtgggttctgtgcctaaacctaaccatgttaaCCATGGCGTTACAGTAAAATGTTTCAATGAATTTGCtaaataataacatacaaatgcaaAGTATCCATgtgttgcagaaatgtacaataccaacacTTATTCTGGCAGTTGTGTTGTTTCGAAAGTAAGTCGCCTTTGAAATGATATCAATTGTACTTTTTTCTTCTGTGATCTTTTTCCTGCAAGCTAAGTGTTGCCGTCTGCATCGGTTTCTTCGCGGCATGGAGTCCATATGCTGTGGTGTCCATGTGGGCTGCCTTTGGACACATTGAGAACATCCCTCCTCTGGCATTTGCCTTGCCAGCCATGTTTGCCAAGTCTTCCACCATCTACAACCCAATCATCTACTTAATGCTGAGGCCGAACATCCGCAGGATGATGCGCAGGGACCTTGGCGCTCTATGCCACACCTGTCTGAGGGGTTGCCTCTGGTCCCAGGGGCCAGCTAAGTGCTGCTCCAAGCCAGAGATCAGGGTCAGACTTCACTCAGTCCACAGACACAACAACCAGTTCCCTTCATCCAACTCCTCTGCTCAACCTCCGGTGGCAGCATCAAAGGACCACAGCTGTGAGAAGTGCAAGGATGCTTTTGACTGCTTCAGACACTACCCTCAGATGTGCAGCATCATTAACCCTGCTATCAATGGAGACTCATCCAAGGATCAAGGCACTCCAGTTCCCCAAACATATAAGCAGAAGCCTCAGAGCGTGTGCCACAAGAAGTCTCTACTGGCTATCATGTGTGCAAAAAGGACATCAGAAATAGACAATTTCCATATTAATTTGGAAATGGTTCCAGGGCATGCAAAAGTGGCTTGGCCCTGATATTTCTCCAAATTCACAATGTTTACA includes the following:
- the opn7a gene encoding opsin 7, group member a, encoding MGLLDEDIAFHSNIPVPLDITVAVVYSVFGVCSLFGNSTLLYVSYKKKHLLKPAECFIINLAVSDLGLTLSLYPMAITSSFYHRWLYGKTVCSMYAFCGMLFGICSLTTLTLLSMVCFVKVCYPLYGNRFNCVHGRLLIACAWIYALLFACSPLAHWGKYGPEPYGTACCIDWRLSNQHSTARSYTVALFIFCYILPCCVITASYMGILVTVQASRKNMEQHASRQTHMSSIQRIIVKLSVAVCIGFFAAWSPYAVVSMWAAFGHIENIPPLAFALPAMFAKSSTIYNPIIYLMLRPNIRRMMRRDLGALCHTCLRGCLWSQGPAKCCSKPEIRVRLHSVHRHNNQFPSSNSSAQPPVAASKDHSCEKCKDAFDCFRHYPQMCSIINPAINGDSSKDQGTPVPQTYKQKPQSVCHKKSLLAIMCAKRTSEIDNFHINLEMVPGHAKVAWP